The window CGATGCGAAACCAATACCTTATTTTGCGATTTCTCCAGAGAGTTTCGGGAAATTAAAGCGCCTAATAGGAAGAGGTATGAACCCTAAGATTAAATTCCATTTAGATTCTGAACTTTATCTAAGACCAGAAAATAACGTGAATATTTTTGCGGAAATCATGGGTTCAGATCCAAAATTAAAAGATGAAGTGGTGATGATTGGTGCTCATTTTGATTCTTGGCATCCTGCATCTGGAGCTACAGATAATGGTGCAGGTTCTGCAGTAATGATGGAGGTTATGCGTATTATTAAAGCTTCCGGATTAAAACCAAAACGAACCATACGAATTGCGTTATGGGGTGGCGAGGAGCAAGCATTTGTAGGTTCTATGGCCTATGCCGAAAAACACTTCGGTAAAGTAAAAGAAACTACTCGGAAAAAAGAGTTTGAAAAAATTTCGGCCTATATAAATATGGATAATGGTGCTGGTCAAATGCGAGGTATTTATTTGCAAGGAAACGAAGCGGTAAGACCTATTTTTGAAGCGATGTTAGAACCCTATGCGTATTTAGATGTTAATAATCTAACCATTCAAAATACAGATTTTACAGATCATGATGTTTTTGATTATTACAAAATTCCTGGGTTTCAGATAATCCAAGATAAATTAAATTATAGTACAGTAACACACCACACTAATTTGGATGCTCTCGAATATGTTCCCGAACGCGATATGAAGATTAATGCTACGGTAATTGCAGCATTGGTTTATCAAATTGCTCAGGAAGATTCTAGGTTGCCAAGAGAAGATTAACGAACCTATAAGTTATTTCTATAGGTTATTTCTGTATGCCTATAGAACCACTGGGAGAGGGGCAAAGTGTATAGGTGAAATCTGGCTGAATATTAGCCTCATGACGATGTGAAACAAACAGAATACTGGTCTCACTTTCCTTTGCAATTTTGTTTATTAATGCAATAATGAGTGCGGTGCCTTCATCATCTACATGAATTAATGGTTCGTCTAAAATAAGTAAAGGAGGATGTTTAATCATAGCTCGGGCTATTAATACCAATCGTTGTATAGCTGGTGATAATTTAAGAAAAGAGGTGTTTTTTTCTTTACTTAAATTTAAAACTTCCATCCACATCGCTGCAGTACGTACTTGTAACGTAGTTGGTGTTTGATATAGTCCGATACTATCAAAAAATCCCGAAATAATCATTTGTTCTACGGTATGGTTTCGATGAAACAATTCTAACATCGAAGGACTAATATATCCAATTTTCTGTTTTATATCCCAAACACTTTCACCAGAGCCTTTTTTCTTGCCAAAGAGATATACTTCTTGACCATAAGCCTTGGTGTTGTTCCCATAAATCATGGATAGTAAGGTGGTTTTTCCAGATCCGTTGGGACCTATTAACTGCCAAAATTCCTTTTTTTTAATGGTCCAGTTAATATCTTGTAGAATGGGACGATCGTCATAACTTACATGTATATGCTTCAGGTCTACCAATACTTCAGGAATATTTGTATAGGTTGTTATTGGTTGGGGGATTTCTTTATCAAAAACAAAATCACTTTTTTTAAAAGGATATGCTGCAATTGGTGCCACTGCTTTAAGTGCATCTTTTTCAAATGTAATTACATGTGTGATTATTGGAAGTAAATCTTCCTGTCTATTAAAAATAAATACGATAGGCATTTCTTTAGACACCGAAATTAATTGCTGTTTTAATAAAGCAACAGAAGCGATGTCTAAGGTTTCATAAGGATTATTTAATACTATAAAATCTGGTTTTTGTTGTAGCAAATAAGTCAGTAATGCTTTTTTTTGCTCACCAGTAGATAATGTTCTAAGACTTCTGTTTTTTCCTGATGTTAACTTAAAAATATCATATTTTTCTTCCTCTTGAATATGTTTTTCTAAAATAGCATTTGAAAATAAAACACCTTTCTTTCCTTTTAATCCAGGCAAATTATATGCACCATAAAGTAATGGAGATAACCAATTGTCTTGTGGTGAAAGTTTGGTGTATTCTATTGCGTAATGATTTTGTGTTTGTTGCATGTTTCCTTGCATTTAGAGAGGTGTTGTTGTATTGTCGCTAACGGTTAGGTGTATGGGATTTTTATTTAGGCTAGAACTAATAGGTTATTATAGATGGTGTAAGCAAGCTTTTTTTATTGCTTTATGAATTTTAAAGTATTTCCATTTTCAAATTTCAAAAAATAAATTCCGTTAGTTAAATTTTGAATATCGATTTTTTTATTATTTGTTGTGGCACGTTTTTTTTTATTCATTACGGTAATATTTTTGGTCCGATTATATTCATCCACAAAATAAATCCCGCAATTCCACCAATAAATCCGCTTAAAATAAAA is drawn from Lacinutrix sp. WUR7 and contains these coding sequences:
- a CDS encoding T9SS type A sorting domain-containing protein — its product is MNKKKRATTNNKKIDIQNLTNGIYFLKFENGNTLKFIKQ
- a CDS encoding ATP-binding cassette domain-containing protein, translating into MQQTQNHYAIEYTKLSPQDNWLSPLLYGAYNLPGLKGKKGVLFSNAILEKHIQEEEKYDIFKLTSGKNRSLRTLSTGEQKKALLTYLLQQKPDFIVLNNPYETLDIASVALLKQQLISVSKEMPIVFIFNRQEDLLPIITHVITFEKDALKAVAPIAAYPFKKSDFVFDKEIPQPITTYTNIPEVLVDLKHIHVSYDDRPILQDINWTIKKKEFWQLIGPNGSGKTTLLSMIYGNNTKAYGQEVYLFGKKKGSGESVWDIKQKIGYISPSMLELFHRNHTVEQMIISGFFDSIGLYQTPTTLQVRTAAMWMEVLNLSKEKNTSFLKLSPAIQRLVLIARAMIKHPPLLILDEPLIHVDDEGTALIIALINKIAKESETSILFVSHRHEANIQPDFTYTLCPSPSGSIGIQK
- a CDS encoding M20/M25/M40 family metallo-hydrolase: MKIVSKIIITAFLCIGFSTRSQTKSQALSKINTEGFQKSQVMRIVSDLSDVYGPRLAGTDQYFTAAEWAKKTMENWGIDKVYYENYCDDCMGWEVKSFNVEMTAPTYMKIQAYPYAWTESSNGVQIGDLIWIESHADLDKVKKQWSGKIQGKTILIGAAPEQNMLFDPLSTRFTKEQIEEAEKSIEPAPKNALSHNAGDMDLIGNLAVIFDSMVRKDDAFFAFLKAEGALSIFGTTPFFPGIIHPSGTYNFRESDAKPIPYFAISPESFGKLKRLIGRGMNPKIKFHLDSELYLRPENNVNIFAEIMGSDPKLKDEVVMIGAHFDSWHPASGATDNGAGSAVMMEVMRIIKASGLKPKRTIRIALWGGEEQAFVGSMAYAEKHFGKVKETTRKKEFEKISAYINMDNGAGQMRGIYLQGNEAVRPIFEAMLEPYAYLDVNNLTIQNTDFTDHDVFDYYKIPGFQIIQDKLNYSTVTHHTNLDALEYVPERDMKINATVIAALVYQIAQEDSRLPRED